Proteins found in one Gordonia sp. PDNC005 genomic segment:
- a CDS encoding DUF6049 family protein → MTRSRAGRGARLTAFVAAVFLIVGFVLVTGGVGPAASEPDGGPNTHYASVALTEVTPSTVTGSTGHTVTVRGKVTNTFDRPIRDVIVRLQRAAAATSTDLRTVLDADPSVYETATSFTDVAKELAPRQSVDFTVSVPLSNGGLSITKAGVYPLLVNVNGTPDYGGQARIADSRTLLPVLSLPADRARAQQWTDPGSGADADPLLGRDGSIAADDSSPTAFTFLWPLASPPQQAAGTLGGDTADMRLTSDAMASSLEPGGRLGQSLKALETIVGVSDGGEPKPSEIDDRVRSSICIAVDPDLLVTVKGMASGYVVSDDPADPAASTRSGEGSSTAKSWLQRLAKVASSMCVTALPYAQAGLDSLHRISDSALSDDAIAGGYDTVDDLLGVTSVRGLTVPAVGTLTEQGRTFLSGREGSGAAAVVSTSVDPGQSDRTGSSTVGQYRSDGFALQTYDPGVSSALGAVGAHTSTPSYIPAWQRVDTSGESDVSRRQTAAASIALPMLNAPTRTPGEDRPEITEVTGRSAFTVPPVYWSPTPADARALLDTAGLMVASGAANPVPLKDVVTGLADANSRADLAVPGDVPQLAASGYPLSSKDLTIVQRDLRLVGQLEDSFATGHDLPFSPDEYLDPLRRDVLRAVSTPASTDLTVYRLERPRRLTAIGLTLSHVKQSVSLLDPSGRYTLASERSPLLLVVRNDLALPIKVRLDITAPDEISVGDVGVVEIPAQGTRQLQLPTHASSSQPATVRIALVTSNDVPLSTPVDLSIYANAYGKPLFYITIAAGVILILLTARRLWHRFRGEPDPADEDRPEPDEHERELASAGYQQRLAAERVVTDTPERENPDPGERA, encoded by the coding sequence GTGACTCGTAGCCGCGCGGGGCGCGGCGCCCGACTGACGGCGTTTGTCGCAGCAGTGTTCTTGATCGTGGGATTCGTTCTGGTCACCGGTGGTGTCGGACCCGCGGCATCCGAACCGGACGGCGGCCCCAACACCCACTACGCCTCGGTCGCGCTCACCGAGGTGACTCCGTCGACGGTCACCGGGAGCACCGGGCACACGGTGACCGTGCGCGGAAAGGTCACCAATACTTTCGACCGTCCGATTCGCGACGTGATCGTCCGACTCCAGCGGGCGGCGGCCGCCACCTCGACGGACCTGCGCACAGTCCTCGACGCCGATCCGTCGGTCTACGAGACGGCGACGTCGTTCACCGACGTCGCGAAGGAGCTCGCACCGCGTCAGAGCGTGGATTTCACCGTGTCGGTCCCGTTGTCGAACGGCGGACTGTCGATCACGAAGGCAGGCGTCTACCCGCTGCTCGTGAACGTGAACGGCACCCCGGACTACGGCGGTCAGGCGCGCATCGCCGACTCCCGCACGCTGCTGCCGGTGCTCTCGCTTCCGGCCGACCGTGCTCGCGCCCAACAGTGGACCGACCCCGGCTCCGGCGCCGACGCCGACCCGCTCCTCGGGCGCGACGGATCCATCGCGGCCGACGACTCGAGCCCGACGGCCTTCACCTTCCTCTGGCCGTTGGCCTCCCCTCCGCAGCAGGCGGCTGGAACCCTCGGCGGCGACACTGCAGACATGCGCTTGACCAGCGACGCGATGGCGTCTTCGCTCGAACCGGGGGGGCGTCTCGGGCAATCGTTGAAGGCGCTCGAGACCATCGTCGGCGTCTCCGACGGCGGTGAGCCGAAGCCGTCCGAGATCGACGACCGGGTCCGCAGCTCCATATGCATCGCCGTGGACCCCGATCTTCTCGTCACGGTGAAGGGGATGGCGTCCGGGTATGTCGTCTCCGACGATCCGGCGGATCCTGCCGCATCCACCCGCAGCGGTGAGGGATCGTCGACGGCGAAGTCGTGGCTCCAGCGGCTCGCGAAAGTCGCGTCGTCGATGTGTGTGACCGCACTCCCGTACGCGCAGGCCGGACTCGACTCGCTGCACCGCATCTCCGACTCCGCGCTGTCGGACGACGCGATCGCCGGGGGATACGACACCGTCGACGATCTGCTGGGGGTCACCTCCGTCCGCGGTCTGACTGTGCCGGCGGTCGGAACACTCACCGAACAGGGCCGAACCTTCCTCAGCGGGCGCGAGGGTTCGGGCGCCGCCGCAGTGGTGTCGACGTCCGTCGATCCCGGCCAGAGCGACCGCACCGGATCGTCGACGGTCGGTCAGTACCGCTCCGACGGATTCGCTCTCCAGACCTACGACCCCGGCGTCAGCAGTGCACTCGGTGCTGTCGGCGCCCACACGAGCACACCGTCGTACATCCCGGCGTGGCAGCGGGTCGACACCTCTGGCGAGTCGGACGTGTCGCGCAGGCAGACGGCAGCTGCTTCGATCGCCTTGCCGATGCTCAACGCCCCGACCCGCACCCCGGGTGAGGATCGGCCTGAGATCACCGAGGTGACGGGCCGCAGCGCGTTCACCGTGCCGCCGGTCTACTGGTCGCCGACGCCCGCTGACGCACGCGCGCTCCTCGACACAGCTGGTCTGATGGTCGCCTCCGGGGCAGCGAACCCGGTCCCGCTGAAAGACGTGGTGACGGGACTGGCGGACGCCAACTCGCGTGCCGATCTCGCCGTCCCCGGTGACGTGCCCCAGCTCGCTGCCAGCGGCTACCCGCTGTCGTCGAAAGACCTGACGATAGTTCAGCGCGACCTCCGCCTCGTCGGGCAGTTGGAGGACTCGTTCGCCACCGGTCACGATCTGCCGTTCAGTCCGGACGAGTACCTCGACCCGCTGCGACGTGACGTCCTTCGCGCGGTGTCGACGCCGGCGAGCACGGATCTCACCGTTTATCGTCTCGAACGCCCTCGGCGTCTGACGGCTATCGGGCTCACCCTCAGCCACGTCAAACAGTCGGTGTCGTTGCTAGACCCGAGCGGGCGTTACACCCTCGCGTCCGAACGCAGCCCACTCCTGCTCGTGGTCCGGAACGACCTCGCCCTACCGATCAAAGTGCGCCTGGACATCACCGCGCCAGACGAGATCAGCGTCGGCGACGTCGGCGTGGTCGAGATCCCCGCGCAGGGCACGCGGCAGTTGCAGCTGCCCACCCACGCATCCAGCTCGCAACCCGCCACTGTCCGGATCGCTCTCGTGACGAGCAACGACGTGCCGCTGAGCACGCCTGTCGACTTGTCCATCTACGCGAACGCCTACGGCAAGCCGCTGTTCTACATCACGATCGCGGCCGGCGTCATTCTGATCCTGCTGACCGCGCGGCGACTCTGGCACCGGTTCCGCGGAGAACCCGACCCGGCCGATGAGGACCGACCCGAACCCGACGAGCACGAACGTGAACTCGCCTCCGCCGGCTACCAGCAGCGCCTGGCCGCCGAGCGTGTTGTCACCGACACCCCGGAGCGTGAGAACCCCGACCCCGGAGAGCGTGCATGA
- the murJ gene encoding murein biosynthesis integral membrane protein MurJ: MTTEQKQEVDTPSDESVMRTGGSIAIATLTSRITGFVRTVLVLAMLGPAISSAFQAAYVLPNMIAEVVLGAVLTAIVIPVLVRAEAEDDDGGVGFINRIFTLTLTVLGAATLVALIAAPLLTMLNVGDGKVDRSLTTALAYLLLPEILFYGLSALFIAILNMKGLFKPGAWAPVLNNIVQITTLVLFYLMPGDLTLNPARMSDPKLLVLGVGTTLGVVMQATILLPYLRKAGVKLSLKWGLDDRLRRFGNMAVAIIGYVLVLQVGLVITYRIAAHASASGISVYATHWQLLQLPYGVLGVTILTAIMPRLSRNAAADDTNAVVDDMSLATRLTMISLVPVVAFMTFFGPAIGIAVFNFGNFEQDTASQLGSVLAWGAFTLIPYAMTLVQLRVFYAREDAWTPTAMVLGITVVKVAASYLGPVLFDDPELVVRWLSLSNGLGYLVGAIVGHLLLKRTLGGATMTDVARSSLITLGVSVVTAGAVWGIAEVTGLHRMSTEAGKVGSVAYLAITAIVVLGVVYLMLTALKLPDMVAISNTVMRLVGRFIPRLAPAPEPEADRDSHTMTVQFPRISSDESFPYAGQVDVRRRFDRGTATWQEYSAYSGGAAGETTVIPVIRPGRPARPPMRPTPGPSQPQRPGGVQPMSGPDSDDDRRPSTEPTRAMIPKADPPVQPRGPKLVPGAAVAGGRYRLLEPQGGTRGLAFWRAKDTGLDREVGLTFVDPLQVAPPINPGDRDPQDEGPQAILHRTRRLGQLHTAGVARVLDVVRSASGGIVVTEWVNGSTLAEVAATAPSATGAARAVRALAAGAEAAHRAGAVLSIDHPDRIRISADGDAVLAFPAILADDDRSSDVRGLGAVLYALLLNRWTLDGETGKELATAAIARGLVGGMRLADPDPRNPGQPIAPIQARQEIPFEISAVASRALEGDRGIRTAATVQHVLDQATVVDLQTDMLPRVETRQPPVSVAPISRTRKERLMGEGQAGKRNVALLAGGALFILFVIVAVIVAATNMFASPDDENNLDSFLPNSSSSAAQAPGPDGGSPISVAAVTLLDVSDQDPDSSSNISNVLTGASPAWKTDNYRGAQFAGLKDGLGLMFRLKAPGSIKTVTIETATPGFSVELRTAPRKPASLDATTEVGNGTVDAKKVTLKVGSPSSSGYFIVWLTSLPENGSGYQAVINRVTLR; encoded by the coding sequence ATGACGACCGAGCAGAAGCAAGAAGTCGACACCCCGTCCGACGAGAGCGTGATGCGGACCGGTGGGTCCATAGCGATCGCCACCCTGACGAGCCGAATCACGGGCTTCGTCCGCACCGTTCTCGTGCTGGCGATGCTCGGGCCGGCTATCTCCTCGGCGTTCCAAGCCGCCTATGTGCTGCCGAACATGATCGCCGAGGTTGTGCTCGGCGCGGTCCTGACGGCCATCGTCATCCCCGTGCTGGTCCGCGCCGAAGCTGAGGACGACGACGGCGGCGTCGGGTTCATCAACCGCATCTTCACACTCACACTGACCGTTCTCGGTGCGGCGACACTCGTTGCGCTGATCGCAGCGCCACTCCTCACCATGTTGAACGTGGGGGACGGAAAGGTCGACCGATCGCTGACGACTGCCCTGGCGTACCTGTTGCTGCCGGAGATCCTCTTCTACGGCCTGTCTGCCCTGTTCATCGCAATACTGAACATGAAGGGACTGTTCAAACCCGGCGCCTGGGCACCGGTTCTGAACAACATCGTCCAGATCACGACGCTGGTCCTCTTCTATCTGATGCCGGGGGACCTCACCCTCAACCCGGCACGGATGTCCGATCCCAAACTGCTCGTCCTGGGTGTCGGCACCACACTGGGCGTCGTGATGCAGGCGACGATTCTGCTGCCGTACCTGCGCAAGGCAGGCGTGAAACTGAGCCTCAAGTGGGGCCTGGACGACCGTCTCCGCCGATTCGGCAACATGGCCGTCGCGATCATCGGCTACGTCCTCGTCCTGCAGGTCGGCCTGGTCATCACCTACCGCATCGCCGCACACGCCTCCGCGTCCGGCATCTCCGTCTACGCCACCCACTGGCAGCTGCTGCAACTGCCGTACGGCGTGCTCGGCGTGACCATCCTGACTGCGATCATGCCGCGACTGTCGCGAAACGCTGCCGCCGACGACACCAACGCCGTTGTCGACGACATGTCCCTCGCGACGCGACTCACGATGATCTCGCTTGTCCCCGTCGTCGCGTTCATGACCTTCTTCGGTCCTGCCATCGGCATCGCGGTGTTCAACTTCGGCAACTTCGAGCAGGACACCGCGTCACAACTGGGCTCGGTCCTCGCCTGGGGCGCCTTCACTCTCATCCCGTACGCGATGACCCTCGTCCAGTTGCGCGTCTTCTACGCCCGCGAGGACGCCTGGACACCGACCGCGATGGTCCTCGGCATCACCGTGGTCAAGGTCGCGGCGTCGTATCTCGGGCCCGTCCTGTTCGACGACCCCGAACTCGTGGTCCGCTGGCTGTCGTTGTCGAACGGCCTCGGATACCTGGTCGGCGCAATCGTCGGTCACCTCCTGCTCAAGCGCACTCTCGGCGGCGCAACGATGACCGATGTGGCCCGCTCGTCGCTGATCACCTTGGGCGTCTCCGTCGTGACTGCCGGCGCAGTGTGGGGGATCGCCGAGGTCACCGGACTGCATCGCATGTCGACCGAGGCGGGCAAGGTCGGGTCTGTCGCTTATCTCGCGATCACCGCGATCGTGGTTCTCGGCGTGGTCTACCTGATGCTGACGGCGCTCAAGCTGCCCGACATGGTCGCGATCAGCAACACCGTGATGCGTCTCGTCGGACGCTTCATTCCGAGGCTGGCCCCGGCCCCGGAGCCCGAGGCCGACCGCGATTCGCACACCATGACCGTCCAGTTCCCGCGGATCTCCTCGGACGAATCCTTCCCGTACGCTGGGCAAGTAGATGTCCGACGCCGCTTCGACCGGGGTACGGCCACGTGGCAGGAGTATTCCGCGTACTCCGGCGGGGCCGCGGGGGAGACGACTGTCATTCCCGTCATCCGACCCGGGCGCCCGGCTCGCCCGCCGATGCGCCCGACCCCTGGGCCGTCGCAGCCCCAACGCCCTGGAGGAGTTCAACCGATGTCCGGACCCGACTCGGACGACGATCGTCGTCCGTCGACGGAGCCGACGCGGGCCATGATTCCGAAGGCGGACCCGCCCGTTCAACCGCGCGGGCCGAAGCTGGTCCCTGGCGCGGCCGTCGCGGGCGGTCGATACCGACTGCTGGAGCCGCAGGGCGGCACTCGAGGCCTCGCGTTCTGGCGCGCGAAGGACACCGGACTGGACCGCGAAGTCGGATTGACGTTCGTCGATCCACTGCAGGTGGCGCCGCCGATCAATCCCGGCGACCGCGATCCGCAGGACGAGGGCCCGCAGGCCATCCTCCACCGCACACGGCGACTCGGCCAGCTGCACACCGCAGGTGTGGCGCGAGTCCTCGACGTGGTGCGAAGTGCCTCCGGCGGCATCGTCGTCACCGAGTGGGTGAACGGCTCCACGCTGGCCGAAGTGGCCGCGACCGCGCCGTCGGCAACGGGTGCCGCGCGTGCCGTCCGGGCTCTCGCCGCGGGCGCCGAGGCTGCCCATCGTGCGGGCGCCGTGCTGTCCATCGACCATCCTGACCGCATCCGCATCAGCGCCGACGGCGACGCCGTGTTGGCGTTCCCTGCGATCCTGGCCGACGACGACAGGTCATCTGACGTCCGCGGACTCGGCGCGGTGCTGTACGCACTCCTCCTGAATCGCTGGACGCTCGACGGCGAGACCGGCAAGGAATTGGCGACCGCCGCCATCGCCCGCGGCCTCGTCGGCGGCATGCGCCTGGCCGATCCCGATCCTCGGAATCCCGGACAGCCGATAGCGCCGATACAGGCCCGCCAAGAGATCCCGTTCGAGATCTCGGCCGTCGCCTCCCGCGCACTCGAAGGCGACCGCGGCATCCGGACCGCCGCCACCGTGCAGCACGTCCTCGACCAGGCGACTGTCGTCGACCTGCAGACCGACATGCTGCCGCGGGTCGAGACGCGACAGCCACCGGTGTCGGTCGCACCCATCAGCCGAACACGCAAGGAACGGCTGATGGGCGAAGGCCAGGCGGGGAAGCGGAATGTCGCTCTGCTCGCGGGCGGCGCCTTGTTCATCTTGTTCGTGATCGTGGCCGTCATCGTCGCCGCCACCAACATGTTCGCCTCACCCGACGATGAGAACAACCTCGACTCGTTCCTGCCGAACTCCTCGTCGAGTGCAGCTCAGGCGCCCGGCCCGGACGGCGGATCGCCGATCTCGGTCGCAGCCGTCACACTGCTGGACGTGTCCGATCAGGACCCCGACTCGTCGAGCAACATCTCGAACGTTCTCACCGGCGCCTCGCCGGCGTGGAAGACCGACAACTATCGCGGTGCACAGTTCGCCGGTCTCAAGGACGGCCTCGGGTTGATGTTCCGGTTGAAGGCCCCGGGATCGATCAAGACGGTCACCATCGAGACGGCGACACCCGGCTTCAGCGTCGAGTTGCGCACGGCGCCCCGCAAGCCCGCATCACTCGACGCGACCACCGAGGTCGGCAATGGAACGGTCGACGCCAAGAAGGTGACGTTGAAGGTCGGGTCCCCGTCGAGCTCCGGCTACTTCATCGTATGGCTGACGTCGCTCCCGGAGAACGGCAGCGGGTATCAGGCCGTCATCAACCGCGTCACGTTGCGCTGA